A window of Rhizoctonia solani chromosome 5, complete sequence genomic DNA:
GAGTCGAATTCAAGGCCTACAAACTTATTCTTCGCCTTACATCACCTATCTTCAGTGACACGTTCTCTGTCGCCTCGGTTGAAGATGCTGTGACCCTAAACGACGATGCCCAATCTATTGCCATGATGCTTCAGTTTGCATATCCGGATCGAGACCTAATCGTGCCCTCGTTTGATCATCTCGAGAAAGCATTAGGTATCGCACGAAAATATCACATCGACCGCATGACCGAAGCACTTCGTCTACGCCTACGTTCTTCGAACGACGTCACTGGAGACCTTTCACCCATATCTATGAGCGTTGACCCAATCAGAGCATTCGCCATTGCTCGCCAGTTCGGACTAGTCGAAGAGGCCAAAGCTGCTTCAACCATGACGATCGGTGAATTCCGAATTATGGACATGTCCGACACCGACTTGCATTCGTTGGCGATTGACCTAGAGAGTATGTTTATCTTGTATCGGATGCATGCCCGCAGAGAAGCCATTATCACCGAGACATTGCTCGCGACAAATTTTGTGGATCACCCGGCGAGCGCGTTTTCGGACCATCAGGCTTGGTTATTGCC
This region includes:
- a CDS encoding The BTB (BR-C, ttk and bab)/POZ (Pox virus and Zinc finger) domain produces the protein MSSLHSPASLVDRTISPSHPIPTPSPSISLPGQEPPPPPPPTNDGFVEGDVSLCSSDGVEFKAYKLILRLTSPIFSDTFSVASVEDAVTLNDDAQSIAMMLQFAYPDRDLIVPSFDHLEKALGIARKYHIDRMTEALRLRLRSSNDVTGDLSPISMSVDPIRAFAIARQFGLVEEAKAASTMTIGEFRIMDMSDTDLHSLAIDLESMFILYRMHARREAIITETLLATNFVDHPASAFSDHQAWLLPSECPECAPRSIDIPEKALPFWTVQWTRHMRDMLMRKPLKDCSEAFSIGYIMDTFLKRGPCPGCQRSIWCTENEQWLEAVRSKLEDQLVDVASVRIVL